In Phaseolus vulgaris cultivar G19833 chromosome 7, P. vulgaris v2.0, whole genome shotgun sequence, the genomic stretch GCTGGTACGCGACGACGGCGCCAATCCAGTTTTTGAGTTCGGAGACGCGGTCGTTGATGTTGTTAATGTTGTTCTCTTTTACAAGAATCTCGGACGCTTCTAATTCGTCGATGGCGAACTCCAACAGGTCCTTGCAATCTTCAAGGGCCATCTTGACGGTAGAGTTGCTCTTGCTATTTTGGATGGTGAGAGTGTCGCTTAGGTTGAAGGCTTTGATGACGCCGTCCATTGTGTTTCTCACGACGGTTTTGACGTATGCCGTTGGGTCTGAGGAGTTGACGGAGGTGAAAGTGTCGGAGCAGAACTTCTTGTCGTCGCTGTTTTGGCACACGGCTTGCACAGCTTTCGTGTGGGTGGTGACCTTACCACCGTCGTCGGTTGCGGTGCCGGGGTCGTCATTGCCGGTGGAGACATAAGCGACAACACCTAGGGCAACGCCAACTACGAGAATCAGAGAAATAGCAGAGACCATTGtcgttttcttttccatttttttttttttttggttttttcttaaattttaataggtatggataaaaaaaaagagaaaaaggttTTCTTCTTCCCTGTTGTTTACGGGGGGTGGTTATGTGAGCACTAGTGATTATCGCAGAAGCATTTTTATAGAAATTTGGATTCCTAAAGATGGAAGGAACGTTTGAGATTATTTTAGAAACGTTGAATATTTCTTTGAAACTATTGATGGCTTCTGTGGACTCTGCTATGAATCGACGACTTCGCATTGCCTTTAGTTTCTTACGCCATCAAACTCTCCCAATATGTATTGCCTTCGCTCGTCCATCAAATTTGCCCGCCCCCTGCTTTCAACCTTTCAACTCTTTCCTCTATACCAAATTTCTAATTATGCCTATCTTTTTCCTGGGTTAATCACAAGGAAACATGATGATTCTAATTTCCTTTATTTTAATTGCTCCTGTTTcttaattattcaaattaatttttataggTACCATATATTTTTGTTTGTCGATTCAGAAAGGAattgtgatatatatatatatatatatatatatatatatatatatattaaacaaaacaaaaaaacaatatCATAAACTATTTCCATTTGTAAACACATCATGCAAACAATAAGTCTAACTAAGACGTATTACAAAGTACaatttatatataacataaaatcATGGTATGTGGCTTTGTCAGGGTAACATCTTATTATATAAATCACTAAagaatcataatatatatatatatatatatatatatatatatatattcaaaatataaaatagtttcttcGTACTATTTATTgaatataagataaaattgttagattttttttagagTTCATAAGctttctatattattttttagaaatccATCACAAAATAAAGATGTTAGgtaatttgataaatatttttctccCATTTAAACAATTCATATATAAGCACACCTAAATCTTCTTACATGTCCGAACATTATCTGCATGTAGAAATGATAGAAATTCATCTAGATAATATACATTAACTAGAACACAATTCCTAATACTATTATTTGAatactttttatataatttaattttaattttattctttattatatatatttctttataaacTTATCAACAATAGTCGTGCTGCTAGGTTGTATGTCATGCTGCTCTCCTATGTAGCACAGACATACACGGATAAGGACATTGACATTGACATAAAACGGACACGGAGATacgtataatatctaaaatgtagaATACGGgaacacggatctatatattatataattatgaattatataaattgataataaatatttatgtgcacaagtatgtttccgtttttttttagcaaaaagatgttttttcatgactagttcaaaagaatttgttctttattttaaatGGAGGTTTTCATCTATAGAGTTCAATGAATTCCAaacaatatatgaaaaatattgggTTGAAAAGAGAAGACTACTACTTTTTGAAACATGTTGGGAAGGGCTTCTTGCCTATGCCTTGCTTGGGGCTATATGGTTCTATATTGAGAATTCATCATTGGGTTGGTGAAACTGAAGCCAAGGATGAAGGAGAACGAAGAAGTATTGAAGGATTTTATTGGCAAGGGAAGGATGAGGAAGTTCAGAAGTTGTGGTTGAGGCTCAAGATTGAGATTGCAATTAAAGGAGGAGGGTTTTGATGTTGAATAACTATATGTTTCACAATGAATGATTGTTACTCTCATTCCCATGATACTATAGTTGTAGAACATGCTAATAATTTTATGTATGCAATATGGTAAACAAAAGTAACATTTATTAACAAGACATGTTTAAATTCACTTACAAACATTGAAATACTATTAACATTTGTGTTGACAGTTTTTTATTACTAACTTGCTCATAGAATAAAAGCATCcaacataaattattaaattcatattttagtaacatttttataatattacttttttaataaaaatattattaaaaagtaaaaattttcaaaatgtcacttctttagtaaaaaaaaagtatttagtgatatttttataaatgtaatagataaaaatgttactaaaagtCTTTAATAACACTAAGTATTTGTTACATTACTAAATCATATTAGTAACATTTTCTTtgatttagtaattttttttatgttactaattatcacataaataaaagtttatttaataaaattgtataaatatatataaataaagtttaaaaaaaaatataaaaacggTTATGAATTATTTGTAGATTTCGACACACAAAAGACAAAACAAACGAACCCTAGAACCACGGTATTAGTCTTCCTGGGCAATAATGGGTCACTCCAGTTTATACTTAAattccaaaatttaaaaaaaaactttacatTTAATTTGACAAGAACGTTACTGTGGGATCctcaacaaaaaaattatttccttatattttattcacaaacaaactaaaaaaaagttaattatttaTCTCGTACctccacaaaaaaaaaatatttattacttcCGTTCATCCTACTTTCatagaaaaattaaacaaacaaGCTGTAAGCGCCAATTAGAAACCAACCTTACGCAAATTTATACAATACCTTCTCATGTTCGATAATCGATCATGCTTTTTTGCTGCCAATTTTGTATAAGGAATTACTCTCTTCAAGCTTCTTCCTTTcctcattattaaaaaaaaaaacaaaatacgtTCACTACTAATTTTTAAGAAttgtttctaaaatatatttttttcaacttgGAACATTAGATGAGAGAATAATGATGTTGCAGGACAAAGCTTTTGCTATTTGACATCTctcaataacaataaaaataaaataaatcatataatgtaatgaaaagaaagagaaagagaaagagaaagagaaagagaaagagagaggaaTAAGTGCtaagatatttttaatatatgggTTGCATATATCATTAAGTTGTAATACACCTATAAGACACTTACaaagtaaaaatttaaaagattatcTGTACAGTTTTCTTATGTTTGAAAATCACATGTACAAGATATGACTCCACCCAAACTTGGAAGCAGAAGCAGAAGCGAAGCAACTGTCTGAAAACGAAGCTAATTATTTCTGATTAAGTTGCACATAAAATTACACAAGCAAAAACTTCTTCCCAAGATTAGCCAGAAGTATTACCCTTCCATTAGAACTAACATTCAATTCAAGCTTTCATGAATCCAACGGCGTAAGGAACACCAGAAGCCTTCAACCAATCATCAGTTCCACCTCTGAGGAATTGGCCAGGAGTGAATTGTGTGGCCTCGTTCTTATTAATATTTCCACGGTAGCCCTTCCACTTTACCCTACCTTGAATGTTGGAACCAGCTCCAGTGTTAGCGTACTCAGCATAGTACAAGGTGTCAAGATACAAGTTCCCATCCCAAACATTCCACCCTTCTGCTGTAATAAAGTCACCTATGGTAGATTCCATGACAATAGTTCTTGCAAATTGCTTCCATGGCCTCCCCAAGTACGATTTAGTTTTAAGCCTAGAAGGGAAAAGAGCCTGCTCTGGCACTATCTCGCAGTTCTGGAGCACGATCCCTGTAGCCATGTTCTTCAGCTTCGTTCCGTCAGCGGTCACTGTGTTGAACTGGTTAGCCATTGGCAACCTTCCGATGATTTTGGAGTTCTGGATCACAGTAGCAGATGCTCCGAAGATGAAGTCGATTGTTCCAGAGATTTCGCAGTTGCGGTAGAATTGACGGTTCGCGTGAACGTACAGTGTGTCTTGGTAACCGTGAAATGCGCAGTCAAAGATTGCTGACATGTCTCCCTGGTTTCTGAATGCCACTGCCTGGTGCTTGGCGGCACCAGCGGTGTTCTCGAATGTCATTGACTTGGCGATGAATCCTGGTGCAGTGTTGGCTGTGTATATGCATTCATGCAGAATCAGCTAATGCACGTTGAGCATAAATAGATTTTTTGAGAGAGAGAAGGGCTAAAAAGGATTATCCAAAAGAGtgtaaaaaacataattattaagTCTTCTTACCTGTAAAAGTATACCTAATAGGAGCAACTTTTAAGAGAATagtatttttcatatttgattTAAAGCAACAATTTTATACTAATTTTCTTTAGGAGAAGAAGAGTTGTAATAAGGGATCGATGTAGTAAGAAAAAGCTGGGAAATGAAATGAGATAAATTCATACCGAAGGTAGCAGTTTGCATTGTCTTGACGCCATCTACAAAGTTCTTGCGACCAGTGACAACGGTCTTACCAGGGCCATCACCATAAATGAGAATATTGGCTGACTTCTTAGGAATTAAGATGGACTCGTCATAGACCCCAGTCTTAACGTAAATCACATATCTGCCTTGGAGATTTGCAGGGTAGGCGTCAATAGCTTCCTTAATGCTTTTGAATTTACCACTACCATCCTTGGCAACCACTGCGTTTGGTGCGGCTGCTGCCCCTTTTTGCACTTGAGCAAGGAGCTTCCGATCTGCACCAGAGAACCACGTAGGTAATCCTTCACTATCCACCTGAAGAAGACGCCGAGAAGAAGGGTTCAGATTCAACTTCAAGTCAAAACTCTCAAGGACTGTGGACAGGTTTGTCACAATGTCAAGGACTATGCCCGTGAGCTTCCCCATTTCGTCCAAACTACCTGTGTTCAATTTTTCCTTAATTTCTTTCTCACCGTTTGTCTCGTTGTTCAACCCATCCGTGCATGACTCCTGGTACGAGATTATAGCACTCAACCAGTTTCTGAAGTCTGGGGATTGGTCGTACATGGCTTGAATGTTCTGGCTGTTAACCAAGTTAACCGAGGACTCGATGCTGTCCAACGCGTATTGGATCAAGTCTTTGCAATCATCCAGGGCCATTTTTATGCCAGGGTCTTTGTCTCCATGCTCCACTTTCAGCTTGTCACTCATGTTCAAAGCTTGGATCACACTTTTCATCGTTGCTTCCACTCCTGCTGCTATGTAAACCTTTGGGTCTGAGGTGTTACCTTTCACAGTGCTGAGAGTTTCGTGACAAAGCTGAGGGTCTTCGGTGCCTTCGCACATTACCTTCATTCTCTTTTGTTGAGCAGCTATTTGAGGATCTGAGTCCTTTTTGTTAACCACAACCACAACACCGATGGCAACACCCACCACGAGGATGAGGGAAACACCAGAGATAACTACTTTTgagttcatttttgtttttcttttctatcagattttttttctcttaccaATTAATGACGACAAAGCAACGTAGGCAAGATATGCAATATATGATTTCCTCCCcttatttgtttcttcttctggGAGGATGATATATATGATTTATTGATACTATTTTTCTTAATGAATCACCAAATGATTCAAGGGGTTTATATATGTACTTTAACTTTTCTAAGTTTCTATCTTGGAATAGATCAGAAGCGGAGCCTTAACATGAACGAGTGTTCAGAATTGACGTTGTTTTTCAGAATTTTAGGAGGGATTAATTAGGGCACTGTAATTTCTTCGACAACGGCTTATTACTACGGTGAAAATCATCTTCCTAAAATACGTGAGGGTGTTATTTTCTGACTAAGATTCTGGGTTGAGTTGATGGTAGATAATGTTTGCGTGCATTGTGATGGCCATGAATAGTTTAAGCCTGGATTTTTTGGTCCATGGATATTTTGAAGCAGTCCTTTGGTTTTGCAGAACCGCAGGATTATTGGTGATGAACTTGAAGGACTCGTTACCATTAATTCAGATTATAAGGCTTTGTGCATTAAGACACCATTTCAGTCTTAATTATACACGTGAGTGTATGGACTTAAAACACTAATTACTTAATATTAATTGGATTTCAAAGGCATCAAATATCTTctgattatataaaaatattttattaaaatttaggGTTAAACACATGCTTTTGCAGATTAATCacgtaaattttttaaaagactacataaaatttaaatctaatAATCATATTCATTTATGGGCACTTTAAAAAACAAACCACCTCTAGGCAAATTAATTGCATCAACACAAGAACTTTCTGTTcaattttcctttttaattttatatgcaaAGGTAAGTATTAAATGATAAGACATTGATTTCTATCATATTTGGTTGAATGTCGTAAATAATCTGAATTGATTTCATTATAAATGGCATAATTTCTCAACACTacaaagaaaatcataaaataaaataaaaattaattttataaactaaaaataattagtttttatagtaactaaattagagaccattttagagactaaatttttattttatttttaaattagtttatattattgttaaatagtttctaaattggtatctaattatttagattctaaatttggtagaaaaacttttgtagctaattagataccaatttagaaaccatttaacaataatagaaactaatttagaaaccaaaagtatttttagtttctaaaatcactacaagaaaatcatgaaatagaaaccaattatagagacaaaaaataattagatgttatactaactaaattaaagacaattttagaaactaaaaaaaaaatagtttctaaattagtttctagtattgttaaatggtttctgaattgatatctaattagctatcaaggttttaaaaattagatatcaatttagaaactagtttgtaaattttattaagaataaaaactattttatataccaataattttttaatttatacaatagtatctaacttagtcattatagtaactaattatttttagtctctaaaattgatttttgtttaatgattttcttgtagtaaatCATCTTCAAATTCTTAAAAAGCGATGAATGTTCCGATGTGAAGGAAATGACAATAAGAAATAACAGATTCATATCATCATTCATAAGCTCTCAACAACCATCTCGAGATTAGGAGGCTAATGTATTGTCTGATATCAAGATGGTTTCAGTCACCTAAAACAACATCACTTTGTATTAGCTATATAAAGAAGATTACATGCATAATCACGAATTTGGACACTAATTAGACATTGAAATGAATAAATTAGATTGACCTAGGCTCCTCTATTTAAAAGATTTGTCAAAATTCTATAAATGGTTGATGATTttagataaattatttattaatcgCACATCTATTAGTTCCACTTATTCTTCGCTAACTTGACCattatagtgttttttttaatcacACCCttctcaataaataaaaaagtagatTCCAAAACAAAATCCACTATGCATTGGTTGGTGTGTGTAACTTCATGCCTTTTTTTGTCTTgataacttaaattttttagtttttgtgtTTCTCAAAAATGTTCCTTATTTACTTCTATTTCGTGTAAGTAATCTTTAAGCACTTGTTACTTTGTATCGTAAGATTGATACTAGTTTCATTTTAAACAAATCCTTGTTAAAAACTGAGTTGTAAATCAAATGATTTTCTAAAGTCGATTATTTCCATACATACCGAACGCCTTATACTCAATGAATCTTTTCTTATAAACGAAGAACCTGATACTGAGATAATACCAGAAGaaatttcattttgtttctGTTTCTGAAGCTTCTCGATCGAAGTTTATTTAGTGTTTCTACCTTGAAACTAttttcatcaaaacctctcatCATCCTGCCTGATTATTATTTGCTATTGAAATTGATTATGATCAAATCACCAAACATAACAGAGGAGAACGATAGTGTCCTAACTGTACAACCCGTGCAAAAAAATACCGTCCTAACTGTACAACCCGTGCAAAAAAATACCTTAATTACACACGATTAATCATAGGTAATcaaatcattatttttatgtGTGACATTattaaagccatcatgaaaaacttgtattaaaaaaaaattactttaaatatgcAAATTACATCGCAAACTATGTTAACATAACCATGCACTTATATTAAATCACACCTCAATTTAAAGACAGATCCACTCAGAGAAGAAGACTTGGATG encodes the following:
- the LOC137830168 gene encoding pectinesterase/pectinesterase inhibitor-like, with protein sequence MNSKVVISGVSLILVVGVAIGVVVVVNKKDSDPQIAAQQKRMKVMCEGTEDPQLCHETLSTVKGNTSDPKVYIAAGVEATMKSVIQALNMSDKLKVEHGDKDPGIKMALDDCKDLIQYALDSIESSVNLVNSQNIQAMYDQSPDFRNWLSAIISYQESCTDGLNNETNGEKEIKEKLNTGSLDEMGKLTGIVLDIVTNLSTVLESFDLKLNLNPSSRRLLQVDSEGLPTWFSGADRKLLAQVQKGAAAAPNAVVAKDGSGKFKSIKEAIDAYPANLQGRYVIYVKTGVYDESILIPKKSANILIYGDGPGKTVVTGRKNFVDGVKTMQTATFANTAPGFIAKSMTFENTAGAAKHQAVAFRNQGDMSAIFDCAFHGYQDTLYVHANRQFYRNCEISGTIDFIFGASATVIQNSKIIGRLPMANQFNTVTADGTKLKNMATGIVLQNCEIVPEQALFPSRLKTKSYLGRPWKQFARTIVMESTIGDFITAEGWNVWDGNLYLDTLYYAEYANTGAGSNIQGRVKWKGYRGNINKNEATQFTPGQFLRGGTDDWLKASGVPYAVGFMKA